A genome region from Streptomyces pratensis includes the following:
- the gap gene encoding type I glyceraldehyde-3-phosphate dehydrogenase yields the protein MTRIAINGFGRIGRNVLRALLERDSDLEVVAVNDLTEPATLARLLSYDTTAGRLGRPVKVDGDALVVDGRRITVLAEREPAQLPWAGLGVDIVLEATGRFTSAKAARAHIDAGAKRVLISAPADGADVTLAFGVNTDAYDPAVHTIVSNASCTTNALAPLAAVLDDLAGIEHGFMTTVHAYTQEQNLQDGPHRDARRARAAAVNIVPTTTGAAKAIGLVLPNLDGRLSGDSIRVPVPVGSIVELNTTVARDVTREDVLAAYRTAAEGPLAGILEYSDDPLVSSDITGNPASSIFDSALTRVDGRHVKVVAWYDNEWGFSNRVIDTLELLATG from the coding sequence ATGACTCGCATCGCCATCAACGGATTCGGCCGCATCGGACGCAATGTGCTGCGCGCGCTGCTCGAACGCGACAGCGATCTGGAGGTCGTCGCCGTCAACGACCTCACGGAGCCCGCCACCCTCGCGCGGCTCCTCTCCTACGACACGACGGCGGGCCGGCTCGGCCGCCCTGTGAAGGTCGACGGAGACGCCCTCGTCGTCGACGGCCGTCGCATCACCGTGCTTGCCGAGCGTGAACCGGCACAGCTGCCGTGGGCCGGGCTCGGCGTCGACATCGTGCTCGAGGCGACAGGCCGCTTCACGTCCGCCAAGGCCGCCCGCGCCCACATCGACGCGGGCGCGAAGCGGGTCCTCATCAGCGCGCCGGCGGACGGCGCCGACGTCACGCTCGCGTTCGGCGTCAACACCGACGCGTACGACCCGGCGGTGCACACGATCGTCTCGAACGCCTCGTGCACGACGAACGCGCTCGCGCCGCTGGCCGCGGTGCTCGACGATCTCGCCGGCATCGAGCACGGCTTCATGACGACGGTGCACGCCTACACACAGGAGCAGAACCTCCAGGACGGTCCGCACCGCGACGCCCGCCGTGCCCGCGCCGCCGCCGTGAACATCGTGCCGACCACCACGGGAGCCGCCAAGGCGATCGGCCTCGTGCTGCCGAACCTCGACGGCAGGCTGTCGGGCGACTCGATCCGTGTCCCGGTTCCGGTGGGGTCGATCGTCGAACTCAACACGACCGTCGCCCGCGACGTGACGCGCGAGGACGTGCTGGCGGCGTACCGCACCGCGGCGGAGGGGCCGCTCGCCGGCATCCTCGAGTATTCGGACGACCCGCTCGTGTCGTCCGACATCACGGGCAATCCGGCCTCGTCGATCTTCGACTCGGCCCTCACCCGCGTCGACGGCCGTCACGTCAAGGTGGTCGCCTGGTACGACAACGAGTGGGGCTTCTCGAACCGCGTGATCGACACGCTCGAACTGCTCGCCACCGGCTGA
- a CDS encoding DUF5997 family protein, which yields MLDTLDTMTSHQTTQTMKPATAAKKLGVYLEATPAEFQEGVVSRAELNALQSDPPQWLQELRRNGPHPRPVVASKLGVSIAGLARGGVTEALTTEQIDALKQDSPEWLRKERATQAEVREEAVRIKERNAARSEQAGRD from the coding sequence ATGCTCGATACCCTGGACACCATGACGTCGCACCAGACCACCCAGACGATGAAGCCCGCCACCGCGGCGAAGAAGCTGGGTGTGTACCTCGAAGCCACCCCCGCCGAGTTCCAGGAGGGCGTCGTCTCACGCGCCGAGCTGAACGCGCTGCAGTCCGACCCGCCCCAGTGGCTGCAGGAGCTGCGGCGCAACGGCCCGCACCCCCGGCCGGTGGTCGCCTCGAAGCTGGGCGTCTCCATCGCCGGTCTCGCGCGCGGCGGGGTCACGGAGGCCCTCACCACCGAGCAGATCGACGCCCTGAAGCAGGACAGCCCCGAGTGGCTGCGGAAGGAGCGCGCCACTCAGGCGGAGGTCCGCGAGGAGGCGGTCCGCATCAAGGAGCGCAACGCGGCCCGCTCCGAGCAGGCCGGCCGCGACTGA
- a CDS encoding GlxA family transcriptional regulator, whose product MPGPSPHHVAVLVLEGAKPLDVGIPAQVFTTRASMPYEVRVCGAESGPVTGGDGLSYHVAHDLHALEWADIVFVPGYRFPDRGDPPQAVVDALIGAHDRGARLAAISTGAFALAATGLLDGKRATTHWHYTRALAARHPLVQVDENVLFVDEGSVLTSAGAASGIDLCLHILRGDLGVAASNHAARRLVAAPYRSGGQAQYVPRSVPEPLGERFAATREWALRRLGEALTLEALARHATVSPRTLSRRFVEDTGYTPMQWVMRARVDVARELLERSQRSVEQIAADVGLGTGTNLRLHFHRVLGTTPSEYRRTFAEGE is encoded by the coding sequence GTGCCCGGCCCTTCCCCGCATCACGTCGCCGTCCTCGTCCTCGAAGGCGCGAAGCCACTCGACGTCGGTATCCCCGCGCAGGTGTTCACGACCCGTGCGAGCATGCCGTACGAGGTGCGGGTGTGCGGCGCGGAATCCGGTCCCGTGACCGGCGGTGACGGTCTGTCGTACCACGTCGCCCACGACCTCCACGCGCTCGAGTGGGCCGACATCGTCTTCGTGCCCGGCTACAGGTTCCCGGACCGCGGCGACCCGCCGCAGGCCGTCGTCGACGCGCTGATCGGCGCCCACGACCGGGGCGCGCGGCTCGCCGCCATCTCGACGGGCGCCTTCGCGCTCGCCGCCACGGGCCTGCTCGACGGCAAACGCGCCACTACACACTGGCATTACACGCGGGCGCTCGCGGCGAGGCATCCGCTCGTCCAGGTCGACGAGAACGTGCTGTTCGTCGACGAGGGCAGCGTGCTGACGTCGGCCGGCGCCGCCTCGGGCATCGACCTGTGCCTGCACATCCTGCGCGGGGATCTCGGGGTGGCCGCGTCGAACCACGCGGCCAGACGCCTGGTGGCGGCCCCCTACCGCAGCGGCGGTCAGGCGCAGTACGTGCCGCGCAGTGTGCCCGAGCCGCTCGGGGAGCGGTTCGCCGCCACCCGGGAGTGGGCGCTGCGCCGGCTCGGCGAGGCCCTCACGCTCGAAGCGCTCGCAAGGCACGCGACGGTGTCACCCCGCACGCTCTCGCGACGCTTCGTCGAGGACACGGGGTACACGCCGATGCAGTGGGTCATGCGCGCCCGCGTCGACGTGGCCCGCGAACTGCTGGAGCGTTCGCAGCGGAGCGTCGAGCAGATCGCCGCGGACGTCGGTCTCGGCACCGGTACGAATCTGCGGCTGCACTTCCATCGCGTCCTCGGCACCACGCCGAGCGAGTACCGGCGCACCTTCGCCGAGGGCGAGTAG
- a CDS encoding SRPBCC family protein produces MGEIVDEISRVHREVGTRRVASDEAGTVLLRRTFDAGTADVWGAVTSPERIARWFLPVTGDLRAGGSYQLEGNAGGEILECVPGERLRVSWLFGPDPGFSEVEVRLRPEGGDRTVFELEHTSVVPEEFRSQYGPGAVGIGWDLALLGLGWHLAGDGISPEEAEDWQTSPEAKAFVSRSGEEWGRAFAVSGADPETVTATTVATIAFYTGEE; encoded by the coding sequence ATGGGCGAGATCGTCGACGAGATCAGCCGTGTGCACCGGGAGGTGGGCACACGCCGTGTGGCCTCGGACGAGGCCGGCACGGTGCTGCTGCGACGCACCTTCGACGCCGGAACCGCCGATGTATGGGGAGCGGTCACCTCGCCGGAGCGGATCGCCCGGTGGTTCCTCCCGGTGACCGGTGACCTCCGGGCCGGCGGAAGCTACCAGCTGGAGGGGAACGCCGGCGGCGAGATCCTTGAGTGCGTACCCGGGGAGCGGCTCCGTGTGTCGTGGCTGTTCGGACCGGACCCCGGCTTCAGCGAGGTCGAGGTGCGTCTCAGGCCCGAGGGCGGTGACAGGACGGTGTTCGAGCTGGAGCACACGTCCGTGGTGCCGGAGGAGTTCCGGAGTCAGTACGGGCCGGGAGCGGTCGGGATCGGCTGGGACCTGGCCCTCCTGGGGCTCGGATGGCACCTGGCGGGCGACGGGATCAGCCCTGAGGAGGCCGAGGACTGGCAGACCTCCCCCGAGGCCAAGGCCTTCGTGTCACGTTCGGGCGAGGAGTGGGGCCGTGCGTTCGCCGTCTCCGGAGCGGATCCGGAGACGGTGACAGCGACGACGGTGGCGACGATCGCCTTCTACACGGGGGAGGAGTAG